The genome window GTGTCTGCAGTGGTTTTGGCACGACGTTACGGGGTGGCATCGAAAAGTACTGTCCATTATAGCCTGAATAAGGCGATTGTATCATCATTTTCGCCGTTTCACGTGTGCATTCTGCCCACATCTCGCGTTTACATTTCGGGTCAACGTTAAATCCACCAAGTTCTATATGTGAGGCAGATTCTCCCGTTCCCCATTCCACACGTCCATTTGAGACCAAGTCGAGTGTGGCAATGCGTTCAGCGACGCGCGCCGGGTGATTGTATGCTGGAGGCATCAGCACGATCCCATGTCCTAACCGAATTTGTGTTGTCCGCTGGCTACACGCTGCGAGAAATACCTCCGGTGCTGATGAGTGTGAATACTCCTCAAGGAAATGGTGTTCAACTTCCCAGATATAGTCAAATCCGAGTGTGTCAGCCAGTTCTACCTGCACTAACGCATCTTGAAAGAGTTTATGTTCTGCACCGTCCTGCCATGGGCGTGGAATCTGATGTTCATAAAACAGCCCAAATTTCATCTTTTAATTTTACCTTGCGGTTAAATAACGTGAATCTGAAATTTAACGTCCTTTTATCGAATCCGCTCTCCATTTCATTACGAGCTACGATCCTGAAGAAAATCCATGAAAACGCACAACCTAACAGATTATGCTACAAGTGCCCTGAAATCACTCTATCTGCTACTACGTTACGGTATCGAGTGTTTGCATTTCTTCATCGGTCAATTGCCACTCGAAAACATCTAAATTTTCGCGTAAATGCGGTACGGAACCCGATTTTGGAATTGTGATGATGTTCTGCTGGACTAACCACCGTAATGCAACTTGCGCTGCAGTCTTTCCGTGTGCTTCTCCGATGCTACGCAGAACTGTATCGTTGGCAAGATTTCCGACAGCCAAAGGGCGGTGCGCTGTCATCACTATATCGCGCGCGTGGCAATAGTCTCGCAAATCCGATCGGTTTCTGCGTACATGGTACTCCACCTGATTCGTGCAAATCGGGAGTTCAGAGACCTCACACGCTTCTTCAACCTGAGCAATGCTAAAGTTACTGATGCCGATGCTTTTCACCTGACCCGCGTCGTAAAGCTTTTGGAATGCATCAAAAGTTTCAGTGACCGGAACAGAGCCGCTCGGATGGTGAATCAATAATAGATCAACGTAATCCATTTGCAAATCGCTGAGGCATTCCTCAAATTGGGCGAGGACCTCGGCATACTTGAGATGGGTGTGCCAGATTTTAGTGGTGAGGAACACCTCCTCACGATCAATGTCGGTATCGCGGAGTGCCTTCCCAATCTCGCGCTGGTTTTGGTACATCCATGCCGTGTCAATATGCGTATAGCCTAAAGCGATGGCTTCTTTAACGATACGCTCGCACTGCCTGCCTTTTAGCTGCCAGGTTCCTAAACCGAATATAGGCGTTTCATGTCCTGATGCAAGTTTGATGTTTTTCATAATACATTCATAATATATGATTCCGAAAAAAAAGTCAAGTGGTAAGAGAAGATTCCGCTGATTCCACGATTACCTTTTGACCCTGTTGCGAAGATATTATACAATTCCATATAAGCACAGCGGCGTTAGCAGCTTTTTCTCAAAAAAGTCAAAAAAAGTTGACAAACCCATAGAGATGGTGTATACTATTAATAACACTCGCGGTCGAGTGGTGGAATCGGTAGACACAACGGACTTAAAATCCGTCGCCTGTAAAAAGGTGTGAGGGTTCAAGTCCCTCCTCGACCATGATTTAGGACCTCGTCCAAAGGCAGCCTAACATAGGCGAAACTGAACAGAAGGTCCGTAGTTAAAAACTTGCCGCAGGGTAGAGCAGCCAGGTAGCTCGTCGGGCTCATAACCCGGAGGACGGGGGTTCAAATCCCCCCCCTGCAATCTTCTTGAACGCTTTCGTGTTTTTCAGAAAAAACACAGTTAGATTCAGGAAACCCCACAACTGAGGCATTTTTCCCTTTGTAGATTCCATATCCGACCCTGCTTTTCTGTGCTGCTGCACTCGGAGGTTTTATGGTCATGTCCGATAAGTTATCCGAAATTTTTGCGGCTAATTATCCGCGAGAGAATACTGTCTGTTTACCGCCCGGGGCAGTTGCCCGACTTGAAAGAGGCGGTATATCTGATGTCGCTGTATCACCAGA of Candidatus Poribacteria bacterium contains these proteins:
- a CDS encoding aldo/keto reductase, coding for MKNIKLASGHETPIFGLGTWQLKGRQCERIVKEAIALGYTHIDTAWMYQNQREIGKALRDTDIDREEVFLTTKIWHTHLKYAEVLAQFEECLSDLQMDYVDLLLIHHPSGSVPVTETFDAFQKLYDAGQVKSIGISNFSIAQVEEACEVSELPICTNQVEYHVRRNRSDLRDYCHARDIVMTAHRPLAVGNLANDTVLRSIGEAHGKTAAQVALRWLVQQNIITIPKSGSVPHLRENLDVFEWQLTDEEMQTLDTVT